A part of Ziziphus jujuba cultivar Dongzao chromosome 8, ASM3175591v1 genomic DNA contains:
- the LOC107404406 gene encoding acid phosphatase 1, translating to MIFVPRLFLLFSLFSIVFSHESVDSHLLPRPLILEYPDYKETHFKELKEEIRLQCTSWRFAVEANNLNPWKTIPQECADYVKDYMTGREYVIDLQRVSEEAMVYAKTVELTGDGKDVWIFDIDETLLSNLPYYAEHGYGLEIFDHGEFDKWVEKGMSPAIQPSLKLYDEVLRLGYQVFLMTGRNERHWGTTVENLINAGFRDWDKLILRGSDDHGKLATIYKSEKRSEMEKEGYRILGNSGDQWSDLLGTSMSSRSFKLPNPMYYIP from the exons ATGATTTTCGTTCCAAGACTTTTCCTACTATTTTCTCTGTTTTCCATTGTTTTTTCCCATGAGAGTGTCGATTCCCATCTCCTACCTAGGCCATTGATTCTAGAATACCCGGACTATAAAGAGACCCATTTCAAAGAATTGAAGGAAGAGATCAGATTGCAGTGTACTAGTTGGAGATTCGCTGTGGAGGCTAACAACCTTAACCCCTGGAAAACAATCCCACAAGAATGTGCGGACTATGTGAAAGATTACATGACTGGGCGGGAATACGTAATCGATCTTCAAAGGGTGTCTGAGGAAGCAATGGTTTACGCCAAGACAGTCGAATTGACGGGTGATGGCAAGGATGTTTGGATCTTTGACATCGATGAGACTCTACTTTCTAATCTTCCGTATTATGCGGAACATGGTTATGG CTTGGAGATCTTTGATCATGGGGAGTTTGATAAGTGGGTTGAGAAAGGCATGTCACCTGCTATACAGCCCAGTTTGAAACTCTATGATGAGGTTTTGCGTTTGGGTTATCAAGTTTTCTTAATGACTGGGCGAAATGAAAGGCATTGGGGGACTACTGTCGAGAATCTAATCAACGCGGGGTTTCGAGATTGGGACAAGCTTATATTAAG GGGCTCTGATGACCATGGGAAATTAGCTACTATATACAAATCAGAGAAGAGGAGTGAGATGGAAAAAGAAGGATATAGGATTCTTGGGAATTCAGGAGACCAGTGGAGTGATTTATTGGGTACTTCAATGTCCTCCCGATCATTTAAGCTTCCAAATCCTATGTATTATATTCCTTAA
- the LOC112489722 gene encoding F-box protein At5g07610-like: MASPNYEAQTQSLSAESVAKNDHLLIEILLRLPTNSLLTFKSVSKYWLSLISSPYFCHRHTTLCNLASGLFLPRNPSDKTNLEFPFINLNRSSQISHPPPFRTLSFINDPSGITILQSCNGLLLCCNFGLDSRNNYYVCNPTTKHYTTLPPLPVNNEAAASTCKTGFSLAFDPSKSPHYKVVCVVNTDSMGQVEIYSSETGSWRLCTVSFPSDLLGYDFHFDGGIFWNGSLHWISIWDSVTAWGTRCALYFNVDEERMSEMPLPPVPEDWEWDDSCLDYFGESGGHLHLIGYEPSYTNFNVYEIERDYSSWFLKFHVVLGEVLIAFPQMIPSLHDFDMFDFSVVCVIRCELEEPYLVMQIKGVLIVYYLKTKTFKKLCDIDHRDPDADGTLAYQYIESLACI, encoded by the coding sequence ATGGCTTCCCCAAATTATGAAGCACAAACACAGTCACTCTCTGCAGAATCAGTAGCCAAAAATGACCACCTCCTCATTGAAATCCTTCTCCGTCTACCAACCAACTCCTTACTCACCTTCAAATCCGTCTCCAAATATTGGCTTTCTCTAATCTCCAGTCCCTACTTCTGTCATCGCCACACCACTCTCTGCAACCTTGCCTCTGGCCTTTTCTTGCCTCGCAATCCTTCAGACAAAACCAACCTGGAATTCCCCTTCATCAATCTCAACAGGAGCTCTCAAATCTCCCACCCACCACCCTTTAGAACTCTCTCCTTCATCAACGATCCATCAGGTATAACTATCTTGCAGTCATGTAATGGTTTGTTATTGTGTTGTAACTTCGGACTTGATTCGAGGAACAACTACTATGTCTGCAATCCAACTACAAAGCACTATACCACCCTTCCTCCACTGCCCGTTAACAACGAAGCTGCAGCTTCTACTTGTAAGACCGGATTCAGTTTAGCTTTCGATCCTTCCAAATCTCCTCATTACAAAGTTGTTTGTGTTGTGAACACCGACTCCATGGGCCAGGTTGAGATTTATTCATCTGAAACAGGCTCTTGGCGGCTTTGTACTGTTTCTTTCCCCTCAGACTTGCTAGGCTATGATTTTCATTTCGATGGCGGCATCTTTTGGAATGGTTCTCTTCACTGGATCAGTATTTGGGATTCTGTTACTGCTTGGGGTACCAGATGTGCTTTATATTTCAATGTTGATGAAGAACGCATGAGCGAGATGCCATTGCCTCCTGTTCCTGAGGATTGGGAATGGGACGATTCATGTTTGGATTATTTTGGAGAATCTGGAGGCCATTTGCATCTCATTGGTTATGAACCTTCATATACCAATTTCAATGTTTATGAGATAGAGAGGGATTATTCAAGCTGGTTTCTCAAGTTCCACGTTGTTCTTGGTGAGGTTTTAATTGCGTTCCCTCAGATGATTCCGTCCCTGCACGACTTTGACATGTTTGACTTTAGCGTGGTCTGTGTGATTCGGTGTGAGCTTGAAGAACCATATTTGGTGATGCAGATAAAGGGTGTGCTAATTGTATATTACTTGAAGACTAAAACTTTCAAGAAGCTTTGTGACATTGATCATCGTGATCCTGATGCAGATGGTACTCTTGCTTATCAGTATATTGAGAGTCTTGCTTGTATTTGA